One window of the Acetomicrobium sp. S15 = DSM 107314 genome contains the following:
- a CDS encoding GntR family transcriptional regulator codes for MENMLAYKSLSAAVRDKIIDLILFSGRYKPGDWLNESDIAIELEVSKAPIREALRELAAKGLVKIVPRKGSYVAAFTENEMEELYNLRFFLEMQIYKDLINKKRLEEDDLAYLVHLVDKMVDSSQEEALREVILPKFMALDIEFHQYLWRKSGLRLTRKILTNIHYQILLGIMEDLKHAESLEETARLHYEVIKALRRADIKTLEENRAYSYFVRRKTGFADVQKKTDTGSLLPEEKPAAL; via the coding sequence ATGGAAAATATGCTTGCCTATAAGAGCCTTTCCGCTGCCGTGCGAGATAAGATAATTGACCTTATTCTCTTTTCTGGGAGGTACAAACCTGGGGATTGGCTGAACGAATCAGACATTGCAATTGAGCTTGAGGTGAGCAAGGCTCCAATTCGCGAGGCCCTGCGCGAGCTTGCGGCAAAAGGGTTAGTGAAGATAGTTCCGCGAAAAGGCAGCTATGTGGCTGCTTTCACCGAGAACGAGATGGAGGAACTTTACAACTTGCGCTTTTTCTTGGAGATGCAGATATACAAAGACCTCATCAATAAAAAGAGGTTAGAAGAGGATGATCTGGCGTACCTGGTGCATCTCGTCGATAAGATGGTCGATTCTTCTCAGGAAGAAGCTCTTAGGGAGGTGATCTTGCCCAAATTCATGGCGTTGGATATAGAGTTCCACCAGTACTTGTGGAGAAAATCGGGCTTACGGCTTACGCGGAAGATACTGACAAATATACATTATCAAATCCTCTTGGGCATCATGGAAGACTTAAAGCATGCCGAAAGCTTGGAAGAGACGGCACGCCTTCACTACGAAGTGATTAAAGCACTTCGCCGGGCTGACATCAAGACGCTCGAGGAGAACCGCGCTTACAGCTACTTCGTGCGGCGTAAAACGGGCTTCGCAGACGTCCAGAAAAAAACAGATACAGGCTCTCTTCTGCCTGAAGAAAAGCCCGCTGCTCTGTAG
- a CDS encoding molybdopterin-dependent aldehyde oxidoreductase: protein MKQYLRKSIRVNGYPHHVVASPDTMLVNIIRKQLGLTGTKLGCGSGQCGACEVIMNGKLMRSCIVRWDRVPEDVEILTIEGLGTPDKLHALQWAYVKTGAIQCGFCTPGFIMSSKALLDENLNPTREEVREWFHKNRNACRCNGYIQIVDAVMLAAKVLRGEEEMTDFSEMLGRDGSVWGSRFPRPSAVYKATGTWDFGDDVALKLPDETLFAVCVCPETHHAIVKKIDFSEAEKMPGVYKIVTTADIYANKGTNRIRGQVGSKTATTNGWERRILVEEGDKIRQWGEAVAIVCATTEEEARAAAVKVKVELEELPPLLNIKDAMAKDAIKVYDEIEGIDDMPNCFNKRPIVKGEDPAPLLDKAPYVVEETFLSSRQPHLTIETDCGFGYFDEEGRLTIQNKSIALYLHQTAIARGLGVPPSRIRMVQNNTGATFGYKIAVTNEALIGACVIATGRPVYMRLNMKENILRMPKRSPFLIKLRIGADEKGKLVGLEHTWYVDHGPYSEASQDLTNREAQFMGAPYGVERIRGRGYTFFTNHKWCGAFRCYGAPQTYLAEEVAMDMLAEKVGMDPLEFREKNLIRPGGTMPSGQKPEVYPLQAMVTRIKPFYEEAKKRAAALSTDTVKRGVGVSIGIYDCNRDGPDESHSAIELTKDGVILYNTWEDHGQGADIGCIGTAHEALKPIGIKPEQIKLVCNDTAKAPNSGNASASRSQVMTGGAIVDSCRQLLDAMRRPDGTYRTYEEMIEEGIPTTYEGYWKATLRNVDGEVQFGVPIDDETGQGYPFANHQFGVFMAEVAVDVNTGKTTVERFTLVDDVGKINNYAVVEGQLYGGIAQGIGFALTEDFDDVHKHDNLISCGLPYAKDIPDDIKLIHMETPREFGTFGASGTGELPHSASHAAILNAIYNAVGIRIKELPAKPEKILAGLKQ, encoded by the coding sequence ATGAAACAGTACTTAAGGAAAAGCATTAGGGTCAATGGATATCCTCATCACGTAGTAGCCTCCCCCGACACCATGCTAGTCAACATAATAAGAAAACAACTGGGCTTAACGGGCACAAAGCTCGGATGTGGATCAGGCCAATGCGGAGCATGTGAAGTCATCATGAACGGCAAGCTCATGCGTTCCTGCATCGTAAGATGGGATAGAGTGCCAGAAGACGTTGAAATTTTGACCATAGAAGGTTTGGGAACGCCCGACAAGCTTCATGCGCTTCAGTGGGCTTACGTAAAAACTGGCGCCATACAGTGCGGTTTTTGCACGCCAGGTTTCATTATGAGCTCAAAGGCCTTACTGGACGAAAACCTGAACCCAACTCGCGAAGAGGTCCGAGAGTGGTTCCACAAAAACCGCAACGCCTGCAGGTGTAATGGCTACATACAAATAGTCGATGCCGTAATGCTTGCCGCTAAAGTCCTCCGGGGCGAAGAAGAGATGACGGATTTTTCTGAAATGTTAGGCAGGGATGGTTCGGTCTGGGGCAGCAGGTTCCCGAGGCCAAGCGCAGTCTATAAGGCCACCGGTACATGGGACTTTGGCGATGACGTGGCGTTAAAGCTGCCCGACGAGACGTTATTTGCCGTTTGCGTATGTCCCGAAACTCACCACGCCATAGTCAAAAAGATAGACTTCAGCGAAGCCGAAAAGATGCCAGGAGTATATAAGATCGTAACGACAGCAGACATCTACGCTAACAAGGGCACGAACAGGATCAGGGGCCAAGTGGGCTCTAAAACCGCCACGACCAACGGCTGGGAACGCCGCATCCTCGTAGAGGAAGGAGACAAGATCCGCCAATGGGGAGAGGCGGTGGCCATCGTTTGCGCAACTACAGAGGAAGAAGCCAGGGCCGCTGCCGTAAAGGTGAAAGTCGAGCTGGAGGAACTTCCGCCACTGCTTAACATCAAAGACGCCATGGCCAAAGACGCCATCAAGGTCTATGACGAGATCGAAGGCATCGACGACATGCCTAACTGCTTCAACAAACGGCCCATAGTAAAGGGAGAGGACCCGGCTCCTCTTTTGGACAAGGCCCCCTACGTGGTGGAAGAAACGTTCCTGAGTTCCAGGCAGCCACATTTGACGATTGAAACGGATTGTGGCTTCGGTTATTTCGACGAAGAAGGCCGTCTAACAATTCAAAACAAAAGCATAGCCTTATATCTGCACCAAACGGCGATAGCCCGCGGTTTGGGAGTGCCACCCTCAAGGATCCGCATGGTCCAGAACAACACAGGCGCCACCTTTGGATACAAGATAGCCGTTACCAATGAAGCCCTCATCGGTGCCTGCGTCATCGCCACGGGACGGCCCGTTTACATGCGGCTCAACATGAAGGAGAATATCCTGCGTATGCCTAAGCGTTCCCCCTTCCTCATAAAGCTTCGCATAGGAGCCGACGAAAAGGGGAAGCTTGTGGGGCTTGAGCACACCTGGTATGTCGACCATGGGCCCTATTCGGAAGCCAGTCAGGACCTCACCAACAGAGAGGCCCAATTCATGGGAGCGCCTTATGGGGTTGAAAGGATCCGTGGCCGTGGCTATACCTTCTTCACAAATCACAAATGGTGCGGTGCCTTTAGATGTTACGGCGCACCTCAGACTTATCTCGCCGAGGAAGTCGCCATGGACATGCTCGCCGAAAAAGTGGGCATGGATCCGCTCGAATTTAGGGAGAAAAACCTTATCCGCCCAGGCGGAACGATGCCGAGCGGACAAAAGCCTGAAGTGTATCCGCTCCAGGCAATGGTAACGAGGATCAAGCCTTTTTACGAAGAGGCGAAGAAACGGGCAGCTGCCCTTTCAACAGATACAGTCAAAAGAGGAGTCGGCGTGTCGATCGGCATTTACGATTGCAACAGGGACGGCCCGGACGAATCTCACAGTGCTATCGAGCTGACCAAAGATGGCGTAATCCTATACAACACATGGGAAGATCATGGTCAGGGGGCTGATATCGGCTGTATTGGCACGGCGCACGAAGCGTTAAAACCCATCGGCATAAAACCTGAGCAAATTAAGCTCGTCTGCAACGACACGGCCAAGGCGCCAAACAGCGGTAACGCCTCGGCCAGCAGGAGCCAGGTGATGACGGGCGGTGCGATCGTGGACAGCTGCAGGCAATTGCTCGACGCGATGCGCAGACCCGACGGAACCTACCGAACTTACGAAGAGATGATTGAAGAAGGAATCCCCACGACCTACGAAGGTTACTGGAAGGCTACGCTCCGTAACGTCGACGGCGAAGTGCAATTTGGTGTGCCGATAGACGATGAGACCGGCCAGGGCTATCCTTTCGCCAACCACCAGTTCGGCGTGTTCATGGCCGAGGTGGCCGTCGATGTCAACACCGGCAAAACCACTGTCGAAAGGTTCACCCTCGTGGACGATGTGGGGAAGATAAACAATTACGCCGTGGTGGAAGGGCAGTTATACGGCGGCATCGCCCAGGGCATCGGCTTTGCGCTGACGGAAGATTTCGACGATGTACACAAACACGATAATCTCATCAGTTGCGGCCTGCCTTACGCCAAAGATATCCCAGACGACATAAAACTGATCCACATGGAAACGCCCCGCGAATTCGGCACCTTCGGAGCCAGCGGGACCGGCGAGCTGCCGCATTCCGCTTCACACGCTGCTATCCTCAACGCCATTTACAACGCTGTCGGCATCCGCATCAAGGAGTTACCCGCAAAACCTGAAAAGATATTGGCGGGCTTGAAACAGTAA